Part of the Streptomyces showdoensis genome, GTGACCGAAAAGGGGGCGGAAAGCCCGTGGAGTGCTTCAGGACACGTCGCGGAAGCCGATCTTCCGCAGGGTGTCGGCGGCGTCCCGGTCGAGCAGGGTGACCGAGGCGCAGCCCGGGGGCAGCTTCCCGGCCTCGGCGGTGCTCACGAGCCGGCCGACGGCGCGGCGGTGCCGGGCGAAGGCGTAGCCCGAGACGCCGCGGCCGCGGGCGGCCTGTCCCTCCCGGGCGGTCGCGGGCTCGACGTCGAGCAGGATCAGGTGCAGGGCGGTGCCGCGGCGCCGGGCCTCGCGGGCGAGCCAGCCGCGCACCCAGGACTGGGTGCCGCAGTCGTGGACGACGACGCTCGCGCCGGAGCGCAGGGCGCGGCGGAGCCCCGCGTAGTGGGCGAGGCGGGCGAGCGGGCGGTAGACGGCGTAGGGCAGGAAGCGGGGCAGGCGGGCCTCCCAGCGCTCGCGGGTGTGCTGGGAGTCGATGGCGCGGCCCTCGGCCGTGCGGGCCATCAGGGTCGACTTGCCGCTGCCGGGCAGTCCGGAGACGACCACGACGTCCCCCATGGCGTACGCGAGGGCGCGGGGGCCGCGGTCGGCCCCGCGGTCGCGCAGGTCGCGCAGCAGGCGGCTGCGGCGGCGGGTCCGGGCACGGGCCCGCGCCCGGCTTCCGGCATTCTGCACGGGTATGCCCGCGCTCGTCGCATAGGCACCGGTGTGCCGCATCGGCGTCCTCGGCGGCATCTGCATCGCGTCTCTCCCCCTGGTAGGCCCTGCGGAGACCCTTGCCCACGAAGTGTAAAGAAAGGGTAATGAGACGCAAGCGATTTGCCGGGCCGAACCGCCGTGCAATGATGTGCGCGCAGGCGCTCGCACGAGCGTCCACAACCTCATACCGGCCGCTCGAATCCGCGCGGGAGAGTCCCGGTCACGCACCGCAGTCACAGGGTGCGCCCGGGCGCCGAAGGAGCAAGTTCCTCCCTTGAATCTCTCAGGCCCCGTACCGCGTGGATGAGGCAGATCTGAAAAGCGGGCCGCGCCTGTCGTGGCCCCACCCAAGGTGCAAGCCGGGGATGCCCTCGGTGAACCTCTCAGGTTCCATGACAGATGGGGAGGACCGTCCTCCGTCATGCATGTCGTGCCCTGCACGCCCTGGGACCCGGGAGCCACCCGATGAGCACTGCCCCCCGCCTCACCGCCCTCGATGCGCTGCATCGTTCGCTGGGCGCGACCATGACCGACTTCGCCGGCTGGGACATGCCGCTGCGTTACGGCAGCGAGCGCGACGAGCACAACGCCGTCCGCACCAAGGCGGGTCTCTTCGACCTCTCCCACATGGGCGAGATCACCGTCACCGGCCCGCAGGCCGTGGAGCTCCTGGACCACGCCCTCGTCGGCAACATCTCCACCGTGGGCACCGGCCGGGCCCGCTACACGATGATCTGCCAGGAGGACGGCGGCATCCTCGACGACCTGATCGTGTACCGCCTGGGCGAGCCCGAGGCCCCCGAGTACATGGTCGTCGCCAACGCCTCCAACGCCCAGATCGTCCTGGACGCCCTCGTGGCGCGCTCCGAGGGCTTCGACGCCGAGGTCCGCGACGACCGCGACGCCTACGCGCTGCTCGCCGTCCAGGGCCCGGAGTCCCCCGGCATCCTGAAGGCGATCACCGACGCCGACCTGGACGGCCTGAAGTACTACGCCGGCCTGCCCGGCACCGTCGCCGGCGTGCCCGCGCTCATCGCC contains:
- the gcvT gene encoding glycine cleavage system aminomethyltransferase GcvT, translated to MSTAPRLTALDALHRSLGATMTDFAGWDMPLRYGSERDEHNAVRTKAGLFDLSHMGEITVTGPQAVELLDHALVGNISTVGTGRARYTMICQEDGGILDDLIVYRLGEPEAPEYMVVANASNAQIVLDALVARSEGFDAEVRDDRDAYALLAVQGPESPGILKAITDADLDGLKYYAGLPGTVAGVPALIARTGYTGEDGFELFLKPEHAEGVWKALTEAGEGVGLIPCGLSCRDTLRLEAGMPLYGHELTTALTPFDAGLGRVVKFEKTTNEGRFVGREALEKAAERAESAPPRKLVGLIAEGRRVPRAGFSVVANGQVIGEVTSGAPSPTLGKPIAMAYVDAEFAAPGTEGVGVDIRGAHEPYEVVALPFYKRQK
- a CDS encoding AAA family ATPase, producing the protein MQMPPRTPMRHTGAYATSAGIPVQNAGSRARARARTRRRSRLLRDLRDRGADRGPRALAYAMGDVVVVSGLPGSGKSTLMARTAEGRAIDSQHTRERWEARLPRFLPYAVYRPLARLAHYAGLRRALRSGASVVVHDCGTQSWVRGWLAREARRRGTALHLILLDVEPATAREGQAARGRGVSGYAFARHRRAVGRLVSTAEAGKLPPGCASVTLLDRDAADTLRKIGFRDVS